From Actinomycetota bacterium, a single genomic window includes:
- the groL gene encoding chaperonin GroEL (60 kDa chaperone family; promotes refolding of misfolded polypeptides especially under stressful conditions; forms two stacked rings of heptamers to form a barrel-shaped 14mer; ends can be capped by GroES; misfolded proteins enter the barrel where they are refolded when GroES binds), which yields MAAKELRFDEDARRGLEAGVNKLADVVKVTLGPKGRNVVLEKKWGAPTITNDGVTIAKEVELEDAWENMGAQLAKEVATKTNDVAGDGTTTATVLAQAMVREGLRNVAAGANPMELKRGMEQAVAKVVEFIGEFSKDIESRDEIAHVAAISAADSMIGERIAEAMDKVGKDGVITVEEGQTFGIELEFTEGMQFDKGFISPYFVTDPDRMEAVLEDPYILIANQKISAVNDLLPVLEKVMQTGKPIMVLSEDVEGEALATLVVNKIRGTFSSVAVKAPGFGERRKQQLQDIAILTGATVISEEVGLKLENVSVDMLGKARKVVVTKDDTTIVDGAGSKADVEARIKQINREIENSDSDWDREKLQERLAKLAGGVAVIKVGAATEVELKEKKHRIEDALSATRAAVEEGIVPGGGVVLLRAQDVVEKMRGGTDDEKTGRSIVRKALEEPLRQIAVNAGFEGGVVAARVRDEGGTSGFNAATGVFEDLLGVGVIDPAKVTRSTVQNASSIASLLLTTEALIVEKKEETPSMPAGAPGGPGMDF from the coding sequence ATGGCTGCAAAGGAACTACGGTTCGACGAGGACGCGCGTCGCGGCCTCGAGGCCGGTGTGAACAAGCTGGCCGACGTCGTGAAGGTGACGCTCGGGCCAAAGGGTCGCAACGTCGTGTTGGAGAAGAAGTGGGGCGCACCCACGATCACCAATGACGGCGTCACGATCGCAAAGGAAGTTGAGCTGGAGGACGCATGGGAGAACATGGGTGCCCAGCTCGCGAAGGAAGTGGCGACGAAGACCAACGACGTCGCCGGTGACGGAACTACCACCGCCACCGTGCTCGCTCAGGCAATGGTTCGCGAAGGGCTGCGCAACGTCGCCGCCGGCGCAAATCCGATGGAGCTGAAGCGGGGCATGGAACAGGCCGTTGCCAAGGTCGTCGAGTTCATCGGCGAGTTCTCCAAGGACATCGAGTCTCGTGACGAGATCGCTCACGTGGCCGCCATCTCGGCTGCCGACTCCATGATCGGCGAACGTATCGCCGAGGCGATGGACAAGGTCGGCAAAGACGGAGTGATCACCGTCGAAGAGGGACAGACGTTCGGTATCGAACTCGAGTTCACCGAAGGTATGCAGTTCGACAAGGGCTTCATCTCGCCGTACTTCGTCACCGACCCCGACCGGATGGAAGCGGTGCTCGAGGATCCGTACATCCTCATCGCCAACCAGAAGATCTCTGCCGTCAATGACCTGCTTCCCGTACTGGAGAAGGTCATGCAGACCGGCAAACCGATCATGGTCCTTTCTGAGGACGTCGAGGGCGAAGCGCTGGCCACACTGGTGGTCAACAAGATCCGCGGGACGTTCTCGTCCGTGGCGGTGAAAGCGCCCGGCTTCGGTGAGCGGCGCAAGCAGCAGCTGCAGGACATTGCCATCCTCACCGGTGCCACCGTGATCTCCGAGGAGGTCGGGCTGAAGCTCGAGAACGTGTCCGTCGACATGCTCGGGAAGGCCCGCAAAGTCGTCGTCACGAAAGACGACACGACGATCGTCGACGGGGCAGGATCCAAGGCGGACGTCGAGGCCCGGATCAAGCAGATCAATCGTGAGATCGAGAACTCGGATTCCGATTGGGATCGGGAGAAGCTTCAGGAGCGTCTGGCGAAGCTCGCCGGCGGTGTGGCCGTCATCAAGGTGGGGGCTGCCACCGAAGTGGAGCTGAAGGAGAAGAAGCACCGTATCGAGGACGCCCTGTCTGCGACCCGCGCTGCGGTGGAAGAAGGCATCGTGCCCGGTGGCGGTGTCGTTCTGCTCCGTGCCCAGGATGTCGTGGAGAAGATGCGTGGCGGTACCGACGACGAGAAGACCGGCCGGTCGATCGTGCGCAAGGCGCTCGAAGAGCCGTTGCGTCAGATTGCCGTCAACGCCGGCTTCGAAGGCGGCGTCGTGGCCGCCCGGGTTCGCGATGAAGGCGGTACGTCCGGCTTCAACGCTGCGACCGGTGTGTTCGAGGACCTGCTCGGCGTGGGCGTCATCGACCCCGCCAAGGTCACCCGCTCCACCGTTCAGAACGCTTCGTCGATCGCGAGCTTGCTGCTCACGACCGAGGCGCTCATCGTCGAGAAGAAGGAAGAAACACCGTCGATGCCTGCCGGAGCTCCCGGCGGTCCCGGCATGGACTTCTAG
- a CDS encoding GNAT family N-acetyltransferase, translated as METLDTAARTTPRFILRPFERRDALPLVEAVRASLPELQQWLPWAHAGYGRLDAQAYIRESIRSWKEGKAFDLAIRDPERPRHHLGNISIWFLSKSFRTGEIGYWVRTDETARGIATEATGRALKIAFDEMNLHRAILRIALGNRGSERVAEKLGFVREGVLREEIKVRGQWLDHSVWGLLDHEYRKGEQYTIPHS; from the coding sequence GTGGAAACTCTCGATACCGCCGCTCGCACGACCCCCCGCTTCATCCTCCGGCCATTTGAACGGCGCGACGCCTTGCCGCTGGTGGAGGCCGTCAGGGCCTCGCTCCCGGAACTCCAGCAGTGGCTCCCCTGGGCGCACGCCGGCTACGGACGCCTGGATGCGCAGGCATACATACGCGAGAGCATCCGCTCCTGGAAAGAGGGAAAAGCGTTCGATCTCGCCATCCGCGACCCCGAGAGGCCCCGTCACCATCTCGGCAACATCTCCATCTGGTTCCTCTCCAAGTCGTTCCGCACCGGCGAGATCGGCTACTGGGTACGCACCGACGAAACGGCCAGGGGCATCGCCACCGAGGCAACGGGGCGAGCCCTGAAAATCGCCTTTGACGAGATGAACCTTCATCGAGCAATCCTGCGTATCGCGCTCGGGAACCGAGGCAGCGAGCGGGTGGCGGAGAAGTTGGGGTTCGTGCGCGAGGGTGTCCTCAGAGAGGAGATCAAAGTCCGAGGCCAGTGGCTCGACCACTCGGTGTGGGGACTGCTCGACCACGAATACCGAAAAGGCGAGCAGTACACCATCCCCCACTCATGA
- a CDS encoding CoA pyrophosphatase, with product MHRLNIHGVSAEAPNTGGPSAAVLVPIYREDGAAHLIMIKRPMSMPTHAGDIAFPGGRPDPGDAGPVATALREAEEEVGIIPGDVNLLGFLPAVDTVQYRLPVVPVVGFLDGVPDLHPSEREVDRLFRTPLDELRDESAWRCEMWWGHPVWFFDLDGDVLWGATAWMVRELLGLSLSCQ from the coding sequence GTGCACAGGTTGAATATCCACGGGGTGAGCGCCGAGGCTCCGAATACGGGCGGCCCGTCCGCCGCCGTTCTCGTGCCGATCTATCGCGAGGACGGGGCGGCTCATCTGATCATGATCAAGCGCCCCATGTCCATGCCGACCCACGCGGGGGATATCGCCTTTCCCGGAGGAAGGCCGGACCCGGGTGACGCAGGTCCCGTCGCGACGGCGCTCAGGGAGGCCGAGGAGGAGGTCGGGATCATTCCCGGAGATGTGAATCTTCTCGGCTTTCTTCCGGCGGTCGATACGGTGCAGTACCGACTTCCGGTCGTGCCGGTCGTCGGGTTCCTCGATGGTGTTCCGGATCTGCATCCTTCCGAGCGGGAGGTCGACAGGCTGTTCCGAACTCCGCTCGACGAACTGCGCGACGAGTCGGCCTGGCGTTGCGAGATGTGGTGGGGGCACCCGGTGTGGTTCTTCGATCTCGATGGCGATGTGCTGTGGGGGGCTACGGCATGGATGGTGCGCGAGCTGCTGGGTTTGTCGCTTTCCTGTCAATAG
- a CDS encoding DUF559 domain-containing protein has product MTPDQQIATLARSQHGVITRRQARDAGLSSSGVDRRLRRGHFLSVYPGVFTLSGVPSSRLQGLMAAVLSTGAGAVASHGSAAGLLGMLPWPRQMHVAIRRGRWSPKTFVVHRSTDLAPDQTMLLRCIPTTGPARTIVDLGAAVGRRTVALAFDKALRDRLVTLERVAEVIDDVARQGRTGVGTARALLEIRLKWRGDTESPLEDLLRQLLADAGLPIPMAQHPVRDRLGVIVARLDFAYPERKLGIELDGFRFHSDPKTFADDRVRQNAVLSAGYRLLRYTARDLRDTPQRVVAEVARSLAELPVNSSVG; this is encoded by the coding sequence GTGACTCCAGATCAGCAGATCGCCACTCTCGCACGTTCCCAGCACGGCGTCATTACACGTCGTCAGGCGCGAGATGCCGGTTTGTCATCATCGGGGGTAGATCGCAGGCTTCGTAGGGGGCACTTCCTTTCCGTGTATCCCGGCGTCTTCACCTTGAGTGGCGTTCCGTCGTCCCGCCTCCAGGGCCTGATGGCTGCCGTTCTGTCGACCGGCGCGGGCGCAGTCGCTTCACACGGCAGCGCTGCCGGACTCCTGGGGATGCTGCCCTGGCCCCGACAGATGCACGTTGCCATCAGACGTGGACGCTGGTCTCCCAAGACCTTCGTAGTCCATCGGTCCACAGACTTGGCGCCGGATCAGACGATGCTTCTGCGTTGCATTCCTACGACGGGACCCGCGCGTACGATCGTCGATCTTGGAGCAGCCGTGGGGCGACGGACCGTTGCCCTGGCCTTCGACAAAGCGTTGCGTGACCGACTTGTCACACTCGAAAGGGTGGCGGAGGTGATCGATGATGTCGCGCGTCAGGGTCGGACAGGAGTAGGCACGGCAAGGGCGTTGTTGGAGATCCGACTGAAGTGGCGAGGCGATACCGAAAGCCCTCTGGAGGATCTATTGCGTCAGCTCTTGGCAGACGCCGGTTTGCCGATTCCCATGGCGCAGCATCCGGTCCGGGATCGACTGGGGGTGATCGTTGCGAGGCTCGACTTTGCCTATCCGGAGAGGAAACTGGGGATTGAACTCGATGGCTTCCGATTCCACAGCGATCCGAAGACATTTGCGGACGATCGAGTCCGACAGAATGCCGTTCTGTCTGCAGGCTACCGCCTCTTGCGGTACACGGCTCGGGACCTTCGAGATACCCCGCAGCGCGTCGTGGCCGAGGTTGCCAGGTCGCTCGCCGAACTTCCCGTCAATAGCAGCGTCGGATAG